The following proteins come from a genomic window of Anopheles ziemanni chromosome 3, idAnoZiCoDA_A2_x.2, whole genome shotgun sequence:
- the LOC131288199 gene encoding uncharacterized protein LOC131288199: MERKEEREKEKVKAHRKRSGEHPQHSVRRDLPTPPPDPTIDRHAPGTVPPGAEVVPDTAEDVFRTGSYQETDPFKRLFTYKEREAQFLRLLCEGGGDSGGPSGGNRKSTTASTIGPLQSATVGDPSSKDAVGATGGGSSRTVPAEPGFESANEFLMLLNRAGPSVAAALSTKDAIDQLDRLHELIEQFLTLQEQNMRMHWQLRNVETLRKLKLMQIAIAKDPEGFVASAIPEDTSDNDLLDNEIEQNLALLETILAAGNTASSKRSSSKRERSKSVINDEIGNFQLLRKESSGRNYPLRRQSAISDFKPKVSKWTKVKAAFKWEKTSALPSNEIKSSEAMMIPVNNEVARYLRVPSIPCVGSSGDSVFSSSSGIVVSGGSAPGTPGENSLASSAENLTDMNEPDPSTGGRERHGKRDSVKSTDRGSQEEDARRSRSLDGEAILEPIRQMDKNKNKSAWSKVKGIVKNHRGSLKSNESRRNATKPSNSVGCSREASPCESMDACEMAQHQHRERSDSFSSSQTSPGHRSAAVTPTFLLLPASTGATTAGDSSGGAQSGPNSPCGSVPTTQGTFSSGDDADWRPSSVTEYRTVRSGSGDKGVAAGGLLVAAQSSVGTATNVTTVTSSTSSSATTRSSRKSKHIPDIESVPEGVPIETRPHGGGGGGVTQLVPAASSNASSSSSSISKLRKSPPKPLSLSRQQESIDVSVSDQGDSAGMSLSSSPGPKHSPKRKSYAGLSVEPDSGSLPASPSGKQFTFFGGSAGPSERVAEIVEADYSSGDVSDQNTPKRRPSPKHRTLQRQREEIERRYQELQLKLQREFDAKQQEWERMRPAALLMNNSPLLLLVNQLLKEDSSSPSSKAQPPPIVEDNLTPDFKKKLTEWRSKQHQPHSSKDVADSKKKPITDWQLWKTGQIKLEGQGLKQLPDAKDLPEDFQKKLSEWKQMKAANKVPPYSSQTSQVGGGEASTSMKRQQPPKGSAGAVKKSKTSDELEKHKTEGLSKLKALVGSEAPKKELVVQTTKGFIKFEGISRKFTRKLFEWEKAKGIGPEASTIALLHPGYAPVVVENRGVVVETKREKSPGLARSLSMDSIAPNPSASSISHQPSSLSLNDADELKDVDKDSGSNRRVSSNPELELAPEREEPGAVLVEVEDEVLEVVDPLLPVLPGDERRQSTTLSVNQKAKDPGYTSRPSSNSSTILKDSTKLLIRLSEQDSVDRDEVRRLKIVLRALIATLPEFVETGSRNSIAFFVYMKDLALDVLRHLHRFDDGSLAGDAGTVLANVQTINGLVAELKKSLHSYMKYATGNANGRTKDEDIPQISITPALGAQATSSIQRTEDSLRSMATINVTPTFVCNAVRVNTVELVQPTPSSRRFPVSSESEPAPLTSQSPDSSAHTPDPAAVEVPSATTRKDSPEKDGGAGKKLQRNLSNGSRRKTRIKRMGSRQSSKTESDSDDNPQNYVLDVPRKTKRKTSRAKKPSSDSLEKLTPGPERVVDDVVYVLKIRPGQKIEQVERPQPQNASLSCVSQGAGDDVLISPQETCVELLEAPPNPTVTTSVLVKTKRKLFTAVDSEGAAALGSSGSINQTVAISHELESSSGNDPETVVNVVLAPSPQEQQKLVTNLPPLPQSPGMQRRVDHSKAPAKELSPNIRLMIAKYNQRLTTEKAGGTSPHSSGSCSPVAWRSPVLDRRVRKQTEKYQETIQLSKSASAGSLRKSLRQLEAAQQSFDMAGKAGTGDSLVVMKSSSTSKIEGARQAELPMPREQCLEPDGAREQESSELGTFPAYDSLRRRDTLSRLERSRALAGRDQQPTDTGNESSTSTTKGSTTSTGTIKKERLYKKRTESPIASGTTSATVGGSGGKKVATRGDKYARCRSVPNEECTVEVSISSKALKPPSPRLIARRRLNLEQQHRVECSRSAPTTPLDENRTILTVPMSQRALKLKKAKEEFLRAPSHLDRTGPRTSPAEDQLAWSNRISQISATSTASSSLLESDLMLMKSASAGVIGTMGSSIADESELLAAQLRRNESGSSCTGATSRHSISTIGEQRGSTTTASTSGAGRFGGLSNLASKLRKVKLRRSSKDLSRMHAISTLCRQSLMVDISGEAARKMGSAQSLGQGQADAGSRRDGDSEPLKKSGSVQAICNRFRRSGERNEELKKSRSLGFLEPDRKGSG; this comes from the exons ATGGAGAGAAAGGAGGAACGGGAGAAGGAAAAGGTGAAAGCACATCGCAAACGTTCCGGGGAGCATCCCCAGCATTCGGTACGGCGCGACCTCCCGACGCCACCGCCGGATCCCACGATCGACAGACATGCGCCGGGCACGGTGCCGCCGGGTGCGGAGGTAGTCCCGGACACTGCTGAGGACGTCTTCCGCACCGGCAGCTACCAGGAGACGGACCCATTTAAGCGGCTGTTTACGTATAAGGAGCGTGAGGCACAGTTCCTACGGTTGCTCTGCGAAGGTGGTGGTGACAGCGGAGGTCCGAGCGGTGGGAATCGGAAGTCCACCACGGCATCCACCATAGGCCCTCTCCAGTCCGCCACGGTTGGTGATCCATCGTCAAAGGATGCGGTGGGTGCAACGGGAGGTGGCAGCTCACGCACCGTTCCGGCCGAGCCGGGGTTTGAGTCGGCCAACGAGTTCCTGATGCTGCTGAACCGTGCTGGACCATCGGTGGCCGCGGCTCTCTCGACGAAGGACGCGATCGATCAGCTGGATCGGTTGCATGAGCTGATCGAGCAATTTCTGACGCTGCAGGAGCAGAACATGCGAATGCACTGGCAGCTGCGTAATGTGGAAACACTGCGAAAGCTAAAGCTGATGCAAATAGCG ATTGCCAAAGATCCCGAAGGGTTCGTGGCAAGTGCCATTCCGGAAGACACGTCGGACAACGATCTGCTGGACAACGAGATCGAACAGAATCTGGCACTGCTTGAAACGATCCTCGCCGCTGGCAACACTGCCAGCAGTAAACGAAGCAGCTCGAAACG GGAACGTAGCAAGTCGGTGATCAACGATGAAATCGGAAACTTCCAGCTGCTCCGGAAGGAGAGCAGCGGCCGCAACTACCCACTCCGTCGCCAGAGTGCCATCTCCGACTTCAAGCCGAAGGTGTCCAAATGGACAAAGGTGAAGGCGGCGTTCAAGTGGGAGAAGACCAGTGCGCTCCCATCGAACGAGATCAAGAGCTCGGAAGCGATGATGATTCCCGTGAACAACGAAGTTGCCAG ATACCTTCGAGTGCCATCGATACCCTGCGTGGGGAGCTCGGGAGATTCCGTGTTCAGCTCGTCCTCTGGGATCGTCGTCAGCGGAGGGTCGGCACCGGGGACACCGGGCGAGAACAGTTTGGCCAGCTCGGCAGAAAACCTAACCGACATGAACGAACCGGATCCCAGCACCGGGGGCCGCGAGAGAC ATGGCAAACGGGACTCGGTGAAGAGCACGGACCGGGGCAGCCAGGAGGAGGATGCACGCCGTTCCCGGTCGCTCGATGGTGAGGCAATTCTCGAACCAATCCGCCAGATGGATAAG aataaaaacaaatcggcCTGGAGCAAAGTGAAGGGCATCGTGAAGAACCATCGTGGCTCGTTGAAGTCGAACGAGTCGCGCCGAAATGCGACCAAACCATCGAACAGCGTGGGCTGCAGCCGGGAGGCAAGTCCCTGCGAGTCGATGGACGCGTGCGAGATGGCACAACATCAACACCGGGAGCGCTCGGATTCGTTCTCCTCCAGCCAAACATCGCCCGGGCATCGGTCGGCGGCGGTTACACCGACCTTTTTGCTTCTGCCGGCATCGACGGGGGCCACCACCGCGGGGGATAGCAGTGGTGGGGCGCAGAGTGGTCCCAACTCACCGTGCGGATCGGTACCGACGACGCAGGGCACATTTTCCAGCGGCGACGATGCTGACTGGCGACCATCTAGTGTGACCGAGTACCGAACGGTGCGAAGTGGCAGTGGTGATAAGGGAGTCGCGGCCGGAGGATTGTTGGTGGCAGCGCAATCGAGTGTTGGAACAGCCACCAACGTCACTACGGTCACTAGTAGCACCAGTAGCAGTGCGACTACCAGAAGTTCCCGCAAGAGCAAACACATACCTGATATTGAATCCGTACCTGAGGGAGTCCCGATCGAAACGAGACCAcacggcggtggtggtggtggtgtcacACAGTTGGTGCCAGCGGCCAGTAGCAATGCcagtagcagtagcagcagtatTAGTAAGCTAAGAAAATCTCCCCCAAAGCCACTCAGCCTTAGCCGGCAGCAGGAGTCGATCGATGTGTCCGTGTCGGACCAGGGGGACAGTGCCGGGATGTCGCTGTCCTCCTCGCCCGGTCCCAAGCACTCTCCGAAGCGCAAAAGCTACGCAGGCCTTTCGGTTGAACCGGACTCGGGTTCGCTGCCCGCCAGTCCGTCCGGCAAGCAGTTCACTTTCTTCGGTGGCAGCGCGGGTCCGTCGGAACGTGTGGCCGAAATCGTCGAGGCGGACTACTCGAGCGGGGACGTGTCGGATCAGAACACTCCGAAGCGGAGACCATCGCCCAAACATCGCACCCTGCAGCGCCAACGGGAAGAGATCGAGCGGCGTTATCAGGAGCTGCAACTGAAGTTACAGCGCGAGTTCGACGCCAAGCAGCAGGAATGGGAGCGGATGCGACCGGCGGCCTTGCTGATGAACAATAGCCCCC TATTGCTTCTAGTAAACCAGCTGTTGAAGGAAGACTCGAGCAGTCCATCCAGTAAGGCTCAACCGCCGCCAATCGTAGAGGATAACCTGACGCCGGACTTTAAGAAGAAGCTGACCGAATGGCGCTCGAAG CAACATCAACCGCACTCGTCGAAAGATGTGGCAGACTCGAAGAAGAAACCCATCACCGACTGGCAGCTGTGGAAGACGGGACAGATCAAGCTGGAGGGTCAGGGATTGAAGCAGTTACCGGATGCCAAAGATCTGCCGGAAGATTTCCAGAAAAAGTTAT CGGAATGGAAACAGATGAAGGCAGCGAACAAAGTCCCTCCCTACTCGAGCCAAACGTCCCAGGTAGGTGGCGGTGAGGCGAGTACGTCAATGAAACGCCAGCAGCCCCCGAAAGGCTCCGCCGGTGCGGTCAAGAAGTCCAAGACATCCGACGAACTCGAGAAGCACAAGACGGAAGGGTTGTCCAAGCTGAAGGCGCTGGTGGGAAGCGAAGCACCCAAAAAGGAACTGGTGGTGCAGACAACGAAGGGTTTCATCAAGTTCGAAGGCATCTCGCGAAAGTTTACCCGCAAGCTGTTCGAGTGGGAAAAGGCAAAGGGCATTGGACCGGAGGCGTCCACCATTGCGCTGTTACATCCGGGATACGCACCGGTTGTGGTCGAAAACCGTGGTGTCGTGGTGGAAACAAAAC gAGAAAAGTCACCAGGACTTGCCCGATCGCTGTCTATGGATAGTATTGCGCCAAACCCTTCCGCTTCGTCCATTTCCCATCAGCCATCAAGCCTGTCACTCAATGATGCAGATGAGTTGAAGGACGTCGATAAGGATAGTGGCTCGAACCGAAGAGTTTCCTCAAACCCGGAGCTCGAGCTAGCGCCGGAAAGGGAAGAACCAGGTGCCGTTTTGGTGGAGGTCGAGGATGAGGTGTTGGAGGTGGTGGATCCACTGCTACCGGTACTTCCCGGGGACGAACGGAGACAATCGACAACGCTCAGTGTAAACCAGAAAGCTAAAGA CCCTGGCTATACGTCGAGACCTTCGAGTAATAGCAGCACGATTCTTAAAGACTCCACCAAGCTACTCATACGGCTGAGCGAACAGGATTCGGTCGATCGGGACGAGGTGCGCCGGTTGAAGATAGTACTGCGCGCACTCATCGCAACCCTGCCGGAGTTTGTGGAAACCGGCTCGCGCAACAGTATTGCATTTTTCGTCTACATGAAGGACCTCGCCCTGGACGTGCTTCGCCATTTGCACCGCTTTGACGATGGTTCACTCGCTGGGGATGCGGGCACCGTGCTGGCCAACGTACAGACCATCAATGGGCTGGTTGCGGAGCTGAAGAAGTCGCTCCATTCGTACATGAAGTACGCCACCGGAAACGCCAACGGTCGAACGAAGGACGAGGACATCCCACAGATCAGTATTACGCCCGCACTCGGGGCACAGGCGACGAGCTCGATCCAGCGCACGGAAGACTCGTTGCGCAGTATGGCAACCATCAACGTGACACCGACGTTCGTGTGCAACGCCGTACGGGTCAATACGGTCGAACTGGTGCAACCGACCCCCTCTTCCCGTCGGTTTCCCGTGAGCTCGGAATCTGAGCCAGCCCCACTAACCTCACAATCGCCCGATTCGTCCGCTCACACGCCCGACCCGGCGGCAGTGGAAGTACCTTCCGCCACGACACGTAAGGATTCCCCCGAGAAGGACGGGGGAGCGGGCAAAAAGTTACAGCGGAATCTAAGCAACGGAAGCCGGCGGAAGACACGCATCAAACGGATGGGTTCGCGGCAAAGTAGCAAGACCGAAAGCGACAGCGACGACAATCCGCAAAACTACGTGCTTGATGTGCCTCGAAAGACAAAACGCAAGACAAGCCGAGCGAAGAAACCGTCCTCAGATTCGCTGGAAAAGCTGACCCCCGGCCCAGAGCGTGTCGTGGACGACGTGGTGTACGTGCTGAAGATACGACCCGGGCAGAAGATTGAGCAGGTGGAGCGTCCACAGCCTCAGAACGCTTCGCTCAGCTGTGTGTCACAGGGTGCTGGAGATGACGTGCTCATATCACCGCAGGAAACGTGCGTGGAACTACTAGAGGCACCTCCCAATCCGACAGTTACCACAAGCGTGCTGGTAAAAACGAAGCGTAAACTCTTCACGGCGGTTGACAGTGAGGGAGCAGCGGCGTTGGGTAGTTCCGGGAGCATCAATCAAACGGTCGCCATCAGCCATGAGCTCGAGTCAAGTTCCGGTAACGACCCGGAGACGGTGGTGAACGTCGTCCTTGCACCCAGTCCCCAGGAACAGCAGAAGCTGGTGACGAACCTTCCCCCACTGCCACAGTCTCCAGGTATGCAGCGAAGGGTGGACCACTCGAAGGCACCGGCGAAGGAGCTTTCACCCAACATTCGACTCATGATCGCCAAGTACAATCAGCGGCTCACGACGGAGAAAGCCGGAGGCACTTCACCACACAGCTCGGGGTCCTGCTCGCCCGTTGCCTGGCGATCGCCGGTGCTCGATCGACGAGTCAGAAAGCAGACGGAGAAGTATCAGGAGACCATCCAGCTATCTAAGTCGGCAAGTGCCGGCAGTTTGCGCAAATCGCTCCGACAACTAGAGGCGGCACAGCAATCGTTCGACATGGCGGGAAAGGCTGGAACTGGAGACAGCTTGGTGGTTATGAAATCGTCCAGTACCAGCAAGATTGAAGGTGCCCGGCAAGCGGAACTGCCGATGCCAAGGGAACAGTGTTTGGAGCCCGATGGGGCGAGGGAACAAGAATCTTCAGAGCTGGGCACCTTCCCGGCGTACGATAGTCTACGGCGGCGTGACACACTGTCCAGGCTGGAGAGGAGCAGGGCACTAGCAGGCAGAGACCAGCAGCCTACAGACACGGGGAACGAGTCCTCCACAAGTACAACGAAGGGATCGACGACGAGTACGGGAACGATCAAGAAGGAACGGCTGTACAAGAAACGTACCGAATCTCCTATCGCCAGCGGGACAACTAGTGCGACAGTTGGTGGCAGCGGTGGAAAGAAGGTAGCGACACGCGGTGACAAATATGCCCGGTGCCGATCCGTTCCGAATGAGGAGTGCACGGTGGAGGTTTCGATTTCCTCGAAAGCTCTAAAGCCGCCCAGCCCTCGATTGATCGCTCGTCGGCGGCTCAAcctcgagcagcagcaccgggTAGAATGCTCTCGATCGGCTCCGACGACACCACTCGACGAAAACCGGACCATTCTGACGGTGCCGATGAGTCAGCGGGCTCTCAAGCTGAAGAAAGCTAAGGAAGAGTTTCTGCGCGCTCCTAGTCATTTGGATCGAACAGGACCTCGAACCTCCCCCGCCGAGGATCAACTCGCCTGGAGCAATCGCATCAGCCAGATCAGTGCCACCAGTACGGCGTCCTCCAGTCTACTGGAGAGTGATCTGATGCTGATGAAGAGTGCCAGTGCCGGCGTGATCGGCACGATGGGATCGTCGATCGCCGATGAGTCGGAGTTGCTGGCGGCACAATTGCGTCGCAACGAGTCCGGTTCCTCGTGCACCGGGGCAACATCACGCCACAGTATCAGCACAATCGGTGAGCAGAGAGGTTCGACTACCACGGCCAGTACCTCCGGAGCGGGTCGTTTCGGCGGGCTTTCGAATCTTGCGTCGAAGCTGCGCAAGGTGAAGCTACGGCGCAGCAGCAAGGATCTCAGCCGGATGCACGCCATCTCGACCCTCTGCCGGCAGAGTCTCATGGTGGATATTAGTGGCGAGGCGGCGCGCAAAATGGGAAGCGCCCAGAGCCTCGGGCAGGGACAGGCCGATGCCGGCAGCCGGCGTGACGGGGACAGTGAGCCGCTGAAGAAATCTGGCAGCGTGCAGGCAATTTGCAATCGTTTCCGTCGTAGCGGTGAGCGCAACGAGGAGCTAAAGAAAAGCCGCAGCCTGGGCTTCCTCGAGCCCGACCGGAAGGGAtcgggatga
- the LOC131286956 gene encoding large ribosomal subunit protein uL1 — MLSVTSVGFIRWSTSPLLIGGGRLLHTTSMDLAARKGTREKARKAKVKKVVEKVGFIRHDLRKKGKLNLNVANKHIDDSWKQESKDDCWVSKYYKWRVYSVEEAVHCHRETHHPTVYNLPNAPLFAHVELNMQAEKATRFVDNFQRMVAVPHRFEHGENRNIIVFAKGQDPLKEAKDAGASLVGGMELIKEIQNGDLQLSEYPFVLAHPNILPELVVIRGLLKKNKFPNPRSGTLGVNLAEMIEKYAHGINYAAAKDEQQKDFGSIVACIGTLQMETKHLESNLAALLQDVNTMRPKREGKFVTRVLLKSPPSGENLKIDPFIYIPEEGTLGKKSSKANQSDAGIEEDDEQEEEPKAAAAVGGAS, encoded by the exons ATGCTATCAGTGACCAGTGTTGGTTTTATTCGATGGTCAACGTCCCCTCTTCTCATCGGCGGTGGCAGGTTACTTCATACGACATCGATGGATCTGGCCGCCCGTAAGGGTACACGAGAGAAGGCACGCAAGGCAAAAGTGAAAAAGGTCGTAGAAAAGGTGGGATTCATCCGACATGATctaaggaaaaagggaaa GCTAAATCTGAACGTAGCTAACAAACACATCGACGATAGCTGGAAGCAGGAATCAAAGGATGATTGTTGGGTAAGCAAGTACTACAAGTGGCGTGTGTATTCGGTCGAGGAAGCGGTACATTGCCATCGAGAAACGCACCATCCGACGGTGTATAACCTACCGAACGCCCCGCTGTTCGCCCATGTGGAACTGAACATGCAGGCGGAAAAGGCAACGCGGTTCGTTGACAACTTTCAGCGGATGGTGGCCGTACCGCATCGTTTCGAGCACGGTGAGAACCGCAACATTATCGTTTTCGCTAAGGGACAAGATCCGCTGAAGGAAGCCAAAGATGCAGGCGCTTCACTGGTCGGTGGGATGGAGCTGATAAAAGAAATCCAAAATGGAGATCTGCAGCTCTCGGAGTATCCGTTCGTGCTGGCACATCCAAATATACTGCCCGAGCTCGTGGTCATCCGTGGGTTGCTGAAGAAGAACAAATTTCCCAATCCACGTTCCGGCACGCTGGGTGTGAATTTGGCGGAGATGATAGAAAAGTATGCCCACGGCATTAACTATGCCGCCGCCAAGGACGAGCAGCAGAAAGATTTCGGGTCGATTGTCGCCTGCATCGGCACG CTACAAATGGAAACGAAACACCTGGAAAGCAATCTAGCAGCGCTGCTGCAGGACGTAAACACGATGCGGCCAAAGCGCGAGGGAAAGTTCGTAACGCGGGTGCTGCTAAAGAGTCCACCGTCGGGCGagaatttaaaaatcgatccgtTCATTTACATCCCGGAGGAGGGCACGTTGGGCAAAAAATCGTCGAAGGCCAACCAGTCGGATGCGGGCATTGAGGAAGACGATGAGCAGGAGGAAGAACCAAAAGCTGCGGCGGCTGTAGGTGGTGCATCGTGA
- the LOC131289044 gene encoding adenylyltransferase and sulfurtransferase MOCS3 isoform X2, protein MGESNGEMEIEVLENDIRTLRKLLREKVQQLKTLKKHFQKNCITKLNNDEIARYSRQIILSDIGVQGQLKLKKASVLVVGAGGLGCPSALYLAGAGIGRIGVLDYDEVELTNLHRQLLHTEATIGLTKVDSVQAQLEQLNSQIEIQTHHTQLTSDNAIVILEQYDVIVDATDNVATRYLLNDACVMLGKPLVSGSALQLEGQLTVYNYRGGPCYRCLFPTPPPPESVTNCGDGGVLGAITGVIGALQALETIKIVLSNEGVLSGRLLLFDGQQSAFRNLKLRPKKPTCAVCSDTPTVTKLVDYEQFCRMKATDKDTALSLLAPSERISVREYHDQWVATGQPHLLIDVRGANQFEMCQLPGTPINIPIEDILSGKRTDEILSKLERSPVPVYVVCRRGNDSQLAVRHLEPLFRTRNLAPPRDLSGGLHAWTKTVDPNFPIY, encoded by the exons ATGGGCGAATCGAATGGCGAAATGGAGATCGAGGTGCTGGAGAATGACATACGAACATTGCGAAAGCTGCTACGCGAGAAGGTTCAGCAGCTGAAGACcttgaaaaaacattttcagaaA AATTGTATCACCAAGTTGAACAATGACGAGATCGCAAGATATAGTCGTCAGATCATTCTATCGGATATTGGCGTACAAGGACAGCTGAAGCTAAAGAAAGCATCGGTTTTGGTGGTCGGTGCCGGCGGGCTTGGATGTCCTTCGGCGCTCTATCTGGCCGGAGCCGGGATAGGACGCATCGGAGTACTGGATTACGATGAGGTGGAACTAACTAATCTCCATCGCCAGCTGCTCCACACGGAGGCCACAATCGGCCTAACGAAGGTGGATTCGGTACAGGCCCAGCTGGAACAATTGAACTCTCAGATAGAAATTCAAACCCATCACACCCAGCTGACGAGCGACAACGCCATCGTCATTCTCGAGCAGTACGATGTGATTGTCGATGCAACGGATAATGTGGCAACTCGCTATCTGCTCAACGACGCTTGTGTGATGCTCGGTAAGCCACTCGTGTCGGGAAGCGCGCTGCAGCTCGAGGGCCAGCTGACGGTGTACAACTACCGTGGCGGACCGTGCTATCGATGCCTTTTTCCTACACCACCTCCACCCGAATCCGTGACGAATTGTGGGGACGGAGGCGTTCTCGGAGCCATCACCGGTGTAATCGGAGCATTGCAGGCActggaaacaatcaaaatcgTCCTGTCGAACGAGGGTGTCCTCAGTGGACGGTTGCTGCTGTTCGACGGGCAGCAGAGTGCCTTCCGCAATCTGAAGTTGCGCCCGAAGAAGCCAACCTGTGCTGTCTGCTCCGACACGCCTACGGTTACAAAGCTGGTCGACTACGAGCAGTTCTGCCGGATGAAGGCGACCGATAAAGATACCGCCCTTAGCCTGTTGGCACCAAGTGAGCGGATTTCGGTACGCGAATATCACGACCAGTGGGTCGCGACCGGCCAACCGCATCTGCTGATCGATGTTCGCGGAGCAAACCAATTCGAGATGTGTCAATTGCCGGGCACACCGATCAATATTCCCATCGAAGACATACTGAGCGGTAAGCGCACGGACGAAATTCTATCCAAGCTGGAGCGCTCGCCCGTTCCGGTTTACGTTGTGTGTCGTCGTGGTAACGATTCCCAGCTAGCTGTGCGCCATCTTGAGCCATTGTTTCGAACCAGGAATCTGGCCCCACCACGTGACCTGAGTGGAGGATTGCACGCCTGGACAAAAACTGTTGATCCCAACTTTCCTATCTACTGA
- the LOC131289045 gene encoding inactive peptidyl-prolyl cis-trans isomerase shutdown-like: protein MARQNVLKQPVGLEELINGGASFSVDTELMEDNKGSENFMEDEYGSATDDDEDYKLMISPWDGSFDELRGQMDKISEYIYKRIKCKGVGEPFPEDGNFRVMIQYNAFQEKIRRPFDSTTLRSSPCQFLLGDANVLPGLDAAVRTMRVSEESEFVISYKLLFGELGCLDRIGPKSDCLYVIRLIRAEDVGDCDALTKLVDTDRRSYSKVKERVTQIRTYAKDCFKRKLLSNAIVKYLEAVEALHLCQLDDADEENELKDTMIALYTSLAVCYNQKDQPKDAHRMLNELRRYCDLTQNAKALYQEGKALHKLGEFSNARNSLNRALVLQPNDKNIQAALKELEATVVKNRRDEKNMWSRAFGMPGPEQQEKIAEQNSDFRQAANTSVLTFVDDENLDTFYLPNTLSETELSILKELCEQYKLKLSFDMDNNKKRYKLQKKSAP, encoded by the exons ATGGCAAGGCAAAATGTGTTGAAACAACCCGTGGGACTTGA GGAACTGATCAATGGCGGTGCATCGTTCAGCGTGGACACAGAATTGATGGAGGATAATAAAGGCTCTGAAAACTTCATGGAGGACGAATACGGCAGTGCAaccgacgacgatgaagatTATAAGCTAATGATCTCCCCGTGGGACGGTAGCTTTGACGAGTTGCGCGGACAAATGGATAAGATTTCGGAATATATTTATAAGCGTATTAAGTGTAAAGGTGTCGGCGAACCGTTTCCGGAAGACGGTAACTTTCGTGTGATGATCCAGTACAACGCTTTCCAGGAGAAGATAAGAAGACCGTTTGATTCCACCACTTTGCGGTCTTCTCCGTGCCAGTTCCTGCTGGGTGACGCCAATGTACTTCCTGGGTTGGATGCTGCGGTGCGGACGATGCGCGTTTCCGAAGAGTCCGAGTTTGTTATTTCCTATAAGCTGCTCTTCGGCGAGCTAGGATGCCTGGATCGCATTGGGCCGAAATCTGATTGCCTGTATGTAATCAGACTGATCAGAGCGGAGGATGTTGGCGACTGTGATGCGCTCACAAAGCTCGTTGACACGGACCGTCGGTCGTACTCGAAAGTAAAGGAGAGAGTGACACAGATTCGCACCTACGCGAAGGATTGCTTCAAGCGTAAGTTATTGTCGAATGCGATAGTCAAATACTTGGAAGCTGTAGAAGCCCTTCACTTGTGCCAATTGGACGATGCAGATGAAGAGAACGAGCTGAAGGATACTATGATCGCACTGTACACCAGTTTGGCTGTGTGTTACAACCAAAAAGATCAACCGAAGGACGCCCATCGAATGTTGAACGAATTACGTCGCTATTGCGACCTAACGCAGAACGCTAAAGCGCTCTACCAGGAAGGCAAGGCCTTGCACAAGCTGGGAGAGTTTTCGAACGCCAGAAACTCCCTGAATCGGGCACTTGTGCTTCAACCCAACGACAAGAATATCCAAGCGGCACTCAAAGAGCTAGAAGCCACTGTGGTGAAGAATCGACGCGATGAGAAAAATATGTGGTCCCGTGCATTTGGCATGCCCGGACCAGAACAACAAGAGAAGATCGCCGAGCAAAATAGTGATTTCCGGCAGGCTGCTAATACTTCGGTGCTAACATTCGTCGACGATGAGAATCTCGATACCTTTTATCTACCAAATACGCTGTCGGAAACGGAACTGTCAATATTGAAGGAGCTGTGTGAGCAGTATAAGCTGAAGCTATCATTCGACATGGATAATAACAAGAAACGTTATAAGTTACAAAAGAAGTCTGCACCGTAA